The region CGACAGACGAAATACTGGATTGCAACAATCAAGTTCAAGAAGATAAGGTATACGTTTGATGATCTTTAACCCGTGCATGGTATTGTTCATGTAACTGAGTACCGATCAAAACACGAAATAAAAGAATGTTTATCTTGTGACTGTGTTAGCTTACAGCAGCTTTCGAAGCTGTTTACTGGCGAACATTGTCTGTGCCCGTTTTGAAGAGCTCAAAGAGAACTACTGCATAAACGCAAAGATCTTTTAAGAGTGTCTAAATTGTTGAAGAGATCCCAACGAATGCAAGAATTGTTCATCACATACAAGGACAACAAATGGCAACCAACGATGCCCTGTTCCCTCCTACTTTTGCGTCCATCTCATACACTTTGTACACACTTCAGGTAAAGTTGTATTTGAAGTAACgtttaaaaccatttttatgGCGACTTCATTTTATAACGACAATTTGAAGTGTTCATATTCAAGTCTTTGCCTACATAATCAGTGATAGTGATGAAACCTATCACTAACATCATAAAAGCCTTATGTTCCGCGctaaaaattacgaaaatttTTGAGAATCTCAGTGGACCACCGAAGTAGCAATCGGAAGGCTCACAGGTTCCACTCCTATTCGGAGAAGTCGGATTTTTCCCCGACAATTCTAAAGTCATCATTGAAAAATCCACCATAATTGGACACGTCATGATATTTGACCTCTTTTTGCTTCAATTCTACCTTGACAGAAGTCTCTTGAAAAGCACAGAAGCGATCTACAGCTCAAGAATAACGTCATACAGCAACTAATAAGTCAAAGTAAGAATACAAGTCCACATGTAGCGAGCCCGTCGGATTTCCATTAAGTTAAACAAACTTTACACGGAAATTCAGACAGCTAGAAAACCACTGGGGATAGCACTGAACCAAACACCATTTTTTAATCATATAGTGGGATTTCAATTTAATAACGAATTGCCAAGGTACTGGGAAATTTAATTCGTGATATTGGGGATTTGAGGTATCATTGTATCGTTCTTCCTAAATGGTAAAAAATATCGATCTTTATTCCGTGGACCTACGTATATAGAGAGGTTCGTTAAATCGAAGCTCAAATcaaattctacttttttttttaatttcaatgcCATGAACATGTTTTGGCTTATTGCGTTTCAAACAAGTTGACTTTTTTCGTTGTCTGATTGGTCCTGTTTAACATTTTAATTCTTTTCCGATTTCACGAGATAGACATCATTTGGCGACAAGAAGATAATTTCTACAATTAAGATGGTGGAGAAGGCGTGTGCGTTTCGTTGAAGCACTGCATGATTCTCAAAATGGTCTCAGATAATCACTTCAGTAGAAGAATTGCTGCCTTACGAACATTCACTGAGTTTACACAAATAACGTACCCAGTTCTCATTTACCGATCTTGATAGCGTAAAACCTGGTGGAGAGATTTATCCTCGtcttccatttcttttatttcagaTAATAGCTTTGTCTCCACCAGAGATGATTTAGAAAATACAATAAACCAACAAAGAAGACAAATAGAGGAGCTCTTAAAAGACAAAGAGCAACTGTATTCACAGCTTGTGCAGAGTCAGGAAAGAACGGCTTACCTTCAAAAAGAGGTCTGTTTGAAATACGTTGTTAGACAACTACATGTAAGTGTCACAGTAAAGGATAACAACTACTAACGATTGTCGCTATACTCATATTCATTGCGGACTTCAtagtaaaacaaaattttacttATGAAACCACCCCAAAAATAGGCCAACTCGGAAATAGTTTAGTTCGCTGGATATTCAAACCGCGCACCGATgcctcagttggttgagcatggagctgtcatgcgggaggttgcggattcgaaccccggccggaaaACACTccggatcttaaaataactgaggagaaagtctgcaaatgtttagactttcaagtcctcCAGGATAAGGACCATAAACTGTAGGCCCTGCGTCACAAATATCCTTCAAGCTCCCTAtaggacgttaaagaacccacacactaatcgagaagagtagggaatggagtcaaaaaagaaaaacaagagaaaaacataattgaccactccccataagggcttttcagggccaatgaacaaaatcacaacagaacagaacattcaacaactgttaagaatcccaactcgccggaggcaaaccacttggctatttacaagtgcagctgagaagttgaaccagggttCTGACTACCAGGAAAAAGCTCAACCAGTGGTTAGAACGTTTCTTTAACCCTGGATCTCCGGATCTAAAGgcagcgccctaaccactggccCTGCACTGTCCCCAGTGCTGTGGCTtccctgttctctccagcagaagtggccggcttggcttGATATCTCTAAAAAGGATTATGGAGTATGAGGCCACTAAGTAGatacagccataagtcaaaaagggaatTTGACGAGTGcaggaacatgtagatgtagattcACAACTGTATGGCAAGTCGCCATTGATCTAGTTTTATCTTTGCTTCGGATCGCAGTAACATAAAATAAAACCAACTATTGTTACTTTAAACAACATTTGGTCCTCTATCCAATGACCGAGCAAATCTTTGACGAAAGGGCATGAGACCGAGACAATGTATAAAACGGGTCATGGCATCAACGTTTCTGCAATCTTGGGAAATTGAGAAGGGCACAGCTCGACACGACAGGGAAGGAACCCAAACAACCCGGAATTAAAACATTCGATTCAGATTGAGATCTAGGGTTATAATTTTCTTCTCTTACAGCTGCAGACACGCCAGGCAAGTCCACAGAGGAAGGcgcaaggaaaagaaaaaggcaCGGTTAAAAAGGGCACGGGCTGGGCTACAGAGGAAAAGACAACAAACCACAAGCATACCAACTCAACTGATGAAGGAATAGCCGAGTTAGACGGACCAACGAATGTTCCCATTTTATTCGAAATGTTGAAGGAAAAAGATGAAGCTATTCTTATGCTTGAAGATAAATTATTTCGGGTTAGTTCCACAACATTTTTTACCAGTGCCAAAAATTATGAGCCCTTTTGTAAAAAAGTAGAAGACGACGTTTCTTCTCCAATCACGTCCTGTTTCAAATCCCACACTGATCCTTAGTTTTCTCTTGCAGCTGGAACAAACTTTACAACAAGAAGGTACATCAAGGAATTTGGCCATAAGAGCTGCCTCCATGCCAAAGTAAGAAAACAAACTCACTATCAAATCACACAACCAAAATACTCCACATtttatatttaaaaacaaaaaacaggcaTCACTCAAACATACGCAGCCAATGTATTAAAGAAAACCTTATGACAGACGAACATAGCAATCAAAATTGGCAACAATGTGCGCGTGCGCGTGCGCGTGCGCGTGCGCGAATCATCCAGTTGATAAGTCACCGCATGAAAATCGTTTTCAGAACGAATATATTTTATAGTATAGTGTAATTGTATACGTTAACAACGAACTTTTGAAAAGAGTAACTGCTGTTTTCACCCAGGGAAGCACGGATAGCAGCACTGGAAAAATCAATACAAGAAAGTGAGAAAATCATAGCAGAATACCGAGGACAAAACCTCAAGTCCATTGAAGAACTCTACGTTGCGAATCGAAGATGCGCAGATTTGGAGGCCATGTGAGTTCTTCTCTCAATAATTACAAACGTTCGAGTAAATGGGCCTTATTcccgcggcggccatattgccCATAGATAACAGATTTCGTAcccagagcctcgagttgaaatgtttgggaacgagtttccgtggggggcaaaacaaaagttttcaatccctcggtaCTCAAAATGGCCGCCCTGTGATTAAGGCCCATTGCGTAGATTGCGTCCCGTTCAAAATTGGATTTTttccaggttttttttttgtaactgttCAAGTTGTTCCCCTAACTGTGATGATTATTTCATACGAAAAGATTCATACAACAAACGACACTATCCGCATAACTTAGTGATGTTTTAGATGCctacaagagtgaattagataagagtgttgttatggcatagGTGGGCTCCACAGCACAGTCAACAATGAGtttttttttagaatacccgttcccgcaaAAAGTTAGTCGTCAGGttcctgaaaaaaacatggaagaagcagtcacgcgtgacatagcttctcctgattggttgaagtgacgtggcggccctttgtttgttttcacgcttaaagtgtatctaaaaataatatCATTTGTTACTGCGCTGGGTCAAGACCGTAAACTAATAGAGAAACACTCTTATTTAAATTCACTCTTGACGCCTAATATACTACTTTTTCTTGCTTTACTATAGAATTAAATCACTGCATGCGCAGTTAGCAGAGAAATCAGCCAGGATTCGCATTCTACAAAACAACGTTACAGACGACGACAGCGATGAGCCAAAAGAGCCGGAGTGGCCACTCGACCCAGGCTTTTCTCGAACAGACTTTGCCCATATGAGAGACCTTGCACGTGACTCGTGTAAGTACTTCATCGTTTTGTTCTCGACATAATAGTAACAAAGAATCAATCTGATAATATAATGCTTCAAAATGCTCATAACAAGCATTACTTTCAGATGCAGAGTCACTCGATTCAGGAATGTCACTTGCCACCACAACAGACACGCGACTAACGGAACCTGAATTCAAGGTAAGAAGTTCGCCCCAAATGAACTAAAATACCAAGTTAAACATTGGAGAAAAGGACGTAGAAAAGACATTCACGGCATCCAAAACGCTGAATGTTACATTTTACGCAAAACCACTGAtataattgtattttttttccctcCAGACAACGGATGAATCAGATCAAGTATCAGTTCACTTTTGGTCTGTTTGAAGAGAAAGAAACAGCTTCCCACAAGCTCCGTAGAGTCAAAGTTCAAAGGTGTGTCGTGCGGCACCAACTGGGGGTGGCACAACTGCAACAGCATTCATCCACGGGATCCCCTAATCTGACTGATTGCATTCGATTACTCGGTCGAATACAAAACTCTGCACGCTACTAACCCACATGGAGTAACCTTTAAAGAAAGCTTCTTCAAATGCGATTACCTTGTAATTGCATCGTGCTACCACACATTTGCATATTAAGTCTGTTCTCACAACTTAAGAAGATACTTATCCTCAATCCCCGCGGCTAAAAAGGTTGCAAGAGAAATAAGTGAACTGGGCTGAGCTGCGCGAGAGCATTTTTTCGTAAAGAAGGCAGTACATGGAGATGACTAAGGCaaagtgaaaacaaattttgaattttctttgaattaATTTTGAAGTTGTTCCTCGCAAGGAGTTGAAATGTCAAAATGGATGCATGAGAATTGAGTTTGCGATTAATGTTTTGAAAAGATTATCACTGTAATTATTTCTCTTTATATTTCAAACCTTTACACCCTCCAAATAATCGAGACAAGGATTCTACGATTTCACTTCACCAAATAATCCAAAGGCTTTTCAAGTTAGTTCTCTTACGCGAAAACATTGCGTCAGCACTGAATTTAAAAGTTTCA is a window of Montipora capricornis isolate CH-2021 chromosome 13, ASM3666992v2, whole genome shotgun sequence DNA encoding:
- the LOC138029656 gene encoding angiomotin-like protein 1, yielding MHQDQSLPPMRRVSGVTNLKSHAMDWTNQDVVRWLNEIGLSKYNNKFQGYSMNGAILMQMDEFLLDDLEVTEVNDRQIFLSEVAKLSSLQTEVPQTTLHGKYDSLSHVNSQLQASSQTPVVTVGDFDHEDEDDEQKLDPISDDEEFGNNQETDWDEEFERNYSIINLSHNGNDNGSERELRFTDSDENHNFDCDKDNPEAAVVASRATKMAELLSRDNVALKEKLENMYLKIDNLQMAESEFESMRNAYHELQVSCRERESLEWSKRKKMESELEGLLKSNKELQDEILDCNNQVQEDKKSLEKHRSDLQLKNNVIQQLISQNNSFVSTRDDLENTINQQRRQIEELLKDKEQLYSQLVQSQERTAYLQKELQTRQASPQRKAQGKEKGTVKKGTGWATEEKTTNHKHTNSTDEGIAELDGPTNVPILFEMLKEKDEAILMLEDKLFRLEQTLQQEGTSRNLAIRAASMPKEARIAALEKSIQESEKIIAEYRGQNLKSIEELYVANRRCADLEAIIKSLHAQLAEKSARIRILQNNVTDDDSDEPKEPEWPLDPGFSRTDFAHMRDLARDSYAESLDSGMSLATTTDTRLTEPEFKTTDESDQVSVHFWSV